AGAAGTCTAGAGTGTAGATAGAAAACATCCCCTGGGTATGCTTCACGGCCCGGAGGTCTTCTTAGGATCAAAGACATCTCTCTATATGCAACTGCATGCTTAGAAAGATCATCATAGAAGATTACTGCATGTCTACCGTTGTCTCTGAAGTACTCAGCCATTGTTACACCAGCGTAAGGTGCAAGGAACTGAGCAGCAGATGAATCAGCTGCACCAGCGTTAACTACGATTGTATAGTCCATAGCACCATGCTCTTCAAGTTTCTTCACAGTTGCTGCTACAGTTGATTGTTTTTGACCGATCGCAACATAGATACATACAACATCTTGTCCTTTTTGGTTGATGATAGTATCGATTGCAAGAGTTGTTTTACCAGTCTGTCTGTCACCAATGATAAGCTCTCTTTGTCCTCTACCAACTGGAACAAGTGCATCAATTGACTTGATACCAGTTTGAAGCGGCTCATGTACAGATTTTCTAGCCATGATCCCAGGTGCTTTTTCCTCGATAAATCTGTGCTCTGTTGCTTCAACAGTACCTTTACCGTCCATTGGCTCACCAAGTGGGTTAACAACTCTACCAAGAAGTGCATCACCTACTGGTGTTTTAAGAAGAGAACCTTCTCTTTTTACGCTCATACCTTCTCTGATACCTTTTGATGAACCAAGTACAACTACACCAACACTTGATTCTTCAAGGTTAAGTACAAGACCTCTTGCACCGTTTTCAAATTCAACTACTTCACCAGCCATACAGTTGTTTAGACCGTATACTGTTGCGATACCGTCAGCGATACCTACTACTTTACCTACTTCGTTGATATCAACATCAATCTCAAAGTTCTCGATTCTCTCTTTGATGATCGAACTAATCTCATCTGCTTGCAATTTGTTTGCCACTGCTACTCCTTTCTATTTGATAACTACAATGATTTCTTGATGAAATCGATAAGTTGTTCTTTAACTCTCTGCTTAGAGAAGTTTACCTCAATACCCAAATCATCTACCGTTACACGTATTCCGTCCAAATCAGACTTCTCTTGAGCCAATTTGATCGTCGCACCTGTATACTTTTTAAGTGTCTCTTCAAGGTCAGCCAAAGCTGCATCATCTAAAAGATTTGAACTTTTTACTACACCTTCATATTGATTAGACTTTTTTTGAAGCTCTTTATTCAAAACTTTTGATACTACCGGAATAAGATC
This is a stretch of genomic DNA from Sulfurovum zhangzhouensis. It encodes these proteins:
- the atpA gene encoding F0F1 ATP synthase subunit alpha, translating into MANKLQADEISSIIKERIENFEIDVDINEVGKVVGIADGIATVYGLNNCMAGEVVEFENGARGLVLNLEESSVGVVVLGSSKGIREGMSVKREGSLLKTPVGDALLGRVVNPLGEPMDGKGTVEATEHRFIEEKAPGIMARKSVHEPLQTGIKSIDALVPVGRGQRELIIGDRQTGKTTLAIDTIINQKGQDVVCIYVAIGQKQSTVAATVKKLEEHGAMDYTIVVNAGAADSSAAQFLAPYAGVTMAEYFRDNGRHAVIFYDDLSKHAVAYREMSLILRRPPGREAYPGDVFYLHSRLLERAAKLNDELGAGSITAFPIIETQAGDVAAYIPTNVISITDGQIFLETDLFNSGIRPAINVGLSVSRVGGAAQIKATKQVSGTLRLDLASFRELQAFAQFASDLDDYTRAQLERGQRMVEVLKQGPYAPVAIEKQVVIIFAGANGFLDDIPVGSVVKFEAELMPFMDAKYSNILESIRNEKKISDDADAELRKALEDFKASFQA
- a CDS encoding F0F1 ATP synthase subunit delta yields the protein MEELIARRYAQALSAVSKDVAEDAALLSTLSEVICNKEVMNALTSPIIAAEKKTDMVLKALGDSANAAMKNFIKILGENKRLDLIPVVSKVLNKELQKKSNQYEGVVKSSNLLDDAALADLEETLKKYTGATIKLAQEKSDLDGIRVTVDDLGIEVNFSKQRVKEQLIDFIKKSL